TTATTCAAAAAGAAAGCCAGTTATTGATTACGAATATTTCGGCTTAGTGCCCTTATTAATTGCATTATTTAAAGAATATTAATTTTCAAGACAAAAAAATATTAGAAAAGTCTTCTCGACTTATACGGACTTAGGGGACTTCCCGACCACTTCAAAAATCCAGCGGCCCCAACCGCCGCATATTCTTCCTGATCAAATACTGCCGGTGCTGCACATAACCGCTGGGGTTGGTAGGCGACCATTTGAGCGGGTCGGGCCAGATGGACGCTATAGCGGCGGCTTCGTGCTGGTTAAGGTCGGCGGCCGACTTGTGGAAGTAGGCTTGCGAGGCAGCTTCGACACCGTAAATGCCATCGCCCATTTCAATCTCGTTCAGGTACACCTCCATAATGCGCTTTTTGCTCCAGAATATCTCTATCAGCAGGGTAAAATAAGCCTCAAAGCCTTTGCGTACGTAGGATCGGCCCTGCCAAAGGAAAACGTTTTTGGCTGTTTGCTGCGATATGGTACTGCCGCCCTGTAGCTTGTGGCTATGCGCATTTTTATCGATGGCGCGTTCCATCGCCTTAAAATCGAACCCGAAATGGTCCAGGAACTTTTGGTCCTCGGCCGCTACGGCTGCTCGCTTCATCGGGTCGGCAATACTGTCAAAGTCTATCCATTTTTTATCGATCTTCCAGTCCTTGCCGTCGGCTTTGCGTTCGAACCCGCGCGAAATCATCAGCCAGGTAACAGGAGGGTTTACAAAACGGTAAAGAATAACCCAGAAAATAGAAATGCCGAAGAAAAGGATAATGGTGAGTTTGAGTATTCTCAGGATAAGCTTCAGCAGGCCGGGTTTAAATTTCATTAAGCGAAAATATCTGAATTATTCCGAATGTAGGAGGTTCAATTTCGAAATTTATTTAGATGGAACATCTCAGCGCCTCCGTGAAAAGTTCTGCGTCCTTTGTGGTTACAAATTTTACCACGGAGTGCACGAAGGAGGCACAGAGTATACAGAGACTTTGTTCAACAAAAAAGGTGTTCAGCTTTTACTAAACACCTTTTATAGATCTAATCCTGATAGCTATCGGGACGAAATCAAAATTACTCTGCTACTACTTCGAACGGAACTTTCACCTTCACTTCTTTGTGCAGGTTAAGGTTTGCGGTGTATTCACCAACAAATTTAGGTTCGGTATCAAAAGTGATGCGGCGGCGGTCAACCTCAAAGCCTTCTTTTTTCAAAGCGTCGGCTATCTGTATAGTGTTGATGGCACCGAATATTTTACCGGTTTCGCCTGCTTTAGCGCCAATGGTCAGTTTTACACCTTCCAGTTTAGCAGCAATAGCATCAGCGTCCTTGCGTATTTTCTCTTGTTTGAATGCTGCCTGTTTCAGGTTTTCGGCCAAAACTTTGCGGGCAGATTCAGTGGCTTGTTGCGCAAAGCCTTTTGGGATAAGGTAGTTGCGGCCATAGCCTGGTTTTACATTGACGATATCGTCTTTTTCGCCCAGGTTCTTAACGTCTTGTTTCAAAATAACTTCCATTGTGTTTGCCTCCTGGTTATTTTAACGAATCTGTTACATACGGAAGTAAACCGATGTGGCGTGCACGCTTAACAGCCTGTGCCACTTTACGCTGAAATTTCAGTGAAGTACCGGTCAAACGGCGTGGTAATACTTTACCCTGGTCGTTGATGAACTTTAAAAGAAATTTCTCGTCTTTGTAATCGATGTACTTGATGCCGTTCTTTTTGAAGCGGCAATATTTTTTGCGGTTATCCTCCACTTTGGGAGCGGTAACGTACTGGATCTGGTCGTTTGCCATTATTTTGCTGCCTCCTCTGCTTTAACGGTTTTTTTCTGGTTGAAAGCACCGCTGCGTTTTTTCTCGTTGTAAGCAATGGCATGTTTGTCCAATGCAATAGTGAGGAAACGCAGAACGCGCTCATCACGACGGAATTCAACCTCCAATTTGTTAATTAAATCACCCGGAGCCTTGTATTCTGTTAAGTGATAGTACCCTGTCGTCTTTTTTTGGATCGGGTACGCTAGTTTCTTCAAACCCCAATTATCCTCCTGGACAATTTCGGCTCCGCCATCGGTTAAGATCTTGCTGAATTTGGCAATAGCCTCCTTAGCAGTTTCTTCCGAAAGCAACGGGGTAAGAATGATCACGGTTTCGTACTGTTGCATTATCTTGCTTTGTTTTAATGTTTTACCCGCTATTACGGGGCTGCAAATGTAGGAAGAAAAAAGTGAATTTTTAAGAATTTTTATGAAAAAAGTTGTCGCGGAGTGCTTGAACTATGATTTATATGTTGAATGACTGCTATGACTATTATCGGGTTTTAAAGTAGCCTCTCAACAGACAGCTGAATGCTGGTGCCCCACTCTGGGCTTTAGCCGCCCATACAGGTAATTGTTCTGCCAAAAAATTCTTAAAAAAAGTATAATAACGTATTGCAAAAAGTTTTTAATAAATTTAAACTTGTAAACCGGTCGACCCGTATTATTACTAAATTATACTATTATGCTTACTGACCTTGAAAACGAATATCTGAACGACGATGCCCCGGCATTCAACAGTTCATGGGGCCCGGAAGATGAAAGCTGGGACGACGATGATGATGAAGACTTTGACGACGAACTGGAGGATCTGGACGACCTGCACGAGGTACAGGTAGAGGAGGAGGATTTTGACGCTCCGGACCCGGATGACGACGACCACCTGCCCGAGGAGGAAGAGGACGACGAGTAAACCAGTGCCGGAGAGCGGTCTCGTATTTTCCTTCTAATTTATCCAATAATCCACTTTTAAAGTCAACTTATAATTATTTGTGCCTGGTGTGGGTACCGAGGCGTAATTGGCAGCGTATACCAGAAATATATCGGACAGCGGTTTAAAGCGCCACTGGAAACGACTGTTAACGTTGACGTTGCGCAAGCTGCTGTTATACTGCACAAAAGTGGTGAGGTACATGTTGTTGTTTAAATCGAATTCGAACGTGGGGGCGGCAATGAAGGGCTTCACTGAGTTACCGGCCACTTTTACATAGTTGTAGTTGAAGCTCAGGCCGAGGTAGGCCCAGGGCTGTATGCGCTGCTTGACGCCCCCTGTGAACGATACCCTGCTACCGCTGAAGTAGCTGCCTGCCTGGGCGCTGGCGCTCCACGAGAAGGGCCGCAGGAAATTGGATTCGTAATCGAACGTATAATAGCCGAAGGAATAATGCCCGGGTTTGAAATTATCGAGGCCGGCCAGGATGCCCGTTTCAAACGGGAGGTGAATGTCCTGGTGCGCCCAGGTGATGGACGCTGTACGCCTGTTTGCAAACAATATAGCGTATTGCATGTTCAGATCGGTTTCATTCATGCTGCCATTCTCGTTCAGGAAAACCGAACTGTTAAAAGTTAAAACATGTGTATTTATAACCTTTTTGTTTTTAGGATAAATACTATAGGTTACAATGTTGGTGTTTTCATAATAACCCAGCCGCAGCGTACTGTCCCGCGCAGCATCAAAATTATTAATGCGCGGCGTAAAGCCTGTTAAGGTAATATAGTTTTTACCTACGCTGTTAAATACAACTGTTGCAGCTACCTTTGGGCTGAAATAATCGACATAAAGCGTATTATAAAGGTTGTCGCCCAAATGCGTGGGGCTAAGCGAACCCGAAAATTTGGCTCCAAAATCGTAATTGCTCCCGGGCGCTACATAATTAAACTCGGTCCCAAACACGCGGTTGAACCGGCCCGTATCCGAAGCTCGTGCCTGTTTGCCTCCAGTTGATTGCACATTGGTGAAAAAAGCCCTTACATTAGAATGTTGAAGGATCTCCCGTTGAACAATAGCGGCAAAATAGTTTTGATAAAGATTGTTTTGTTGACGGCCTGATTGCACATCCATCACTTCGATCCTCGTTTTCGAATCGAGGTAACCGTTCAAGCGGGTACCCCCGATAAGCGATATGCCCTGGCCATTTTCAGTTAGCCCTATTTTTCGTGAAAAAATAGGGCGCAGGATAGGCGAACCCAGAGTTGAATAAAGATCACCGTTCTCCAGGAAAAAAGACCTTTTTTCAGGGAAGGAAATATCATAACGAGTGAGGTTGATGACCTGCTGATCCACATCCACCTGCGAAAAATCGGGATTGAATGTAAGATCAAGATTAAGCGATGAGGTAAGCGCCAGCTTGGCATCTAACCCGGCATTGGGTTTAGTGATTGTTTTGTTGCCGTTGTTACTGATGCCCGTGTTAATATAAGGTAATATCGCGTTGTTGCTGCCGGGTTTTGCCGGTGGCGCTTCAAATATTCCTTTGCCTAAAAAACCCAGGTTAGCCCCGAAATACGCAACAGGGACCCTGTTCCAGGTTGAAAAGGAATTGTTCGTCATGTCATTCCGGATAAAATTCACTCCCCATTGCGTCGCATTTGCCGGGAACCGCAACGACTTAAAAGGTATGGCCATTTCGGCCGTCCAATAACCGTCATATCTTTTCGTGGCCGAATACCATTTAGCGTCCATCTCGAATGAATCGCTGTTTAATTGAACGATGCCGTCAAACTGTGCACCGCTTGCGTTGACGCCGAATGTGAACCCGGACGATTTTTGGTTACTGGGGTCGAGTACTATCGAAAAGCCTTCACTGTAATAGGGGTTTACGTCTCTTTTTAGGGATTGGATAACCAACTGCCCGAGTTTTTTACATGTAATTTGGCAAACACATACAGGTATTTGTCATCGTATAATAGTTTTACCTCGGTTTGTAATGGGGCGGCACCAGTATCGACCGGCCATTTATTAATGAAACAATCGGTTTTTATGGCACCAGCCCATGCTTTCTCATCATCAGCACCGTCCACAATTACGGGCTCGTTTGTTTTCATGATCTTTAAGACCTTTTGATCCGCGGTTTGGGCCTGCAAAGGATGCGGGATATTGCTGATAGCGAGAATAAAAGCTGAAATAATAAAGATTGAATTTCGCATTTCCGTTGGGATTAATCAGGTGCGAAATAAACCTTTCGGCCTATGCGGATTTGTGAATTTAGACCAGTATAGTCAAAGCCTTGTTATACTGCGTTTCGAAAAATGCATAAGGCATATTCGTCCTGTTGCCTGTTGTTTGGCTTGTGTTAAATGTTGTTGGTCTAATATTTCTGCATTTCAGCGTATTTGCCTATCGGTCAAAGTGTTAAATTAGATAGTTTTTTACAATTTAGCAGGCGGGTTAATTGGCCGCAAAAGTGTTATTGACAAGGCGGAAAAGTGGTAAAAAGTTTTTATATCGCTAATAGCAGGACGCTGTCGCATGTTATTTTCTGGGTAGCGTGGATAGCCATGAACACAATATTCCTGGGTTCGTACGAAAATACCTATTTACGGCAGTTTTATGTTGAACTTTACGAGCTGCCCGAGAAGATGCTGGTGGCATACCTAAACCTTTACTGGCTAATACCCGCATTTTTGATGAAGCGAAAATACTGGAAGTATGGGATCAGCCTGTCCGTAATGATCCTAGGTATGGCTTTCATTATGCGTGCAATCTATGTCTTGTGGCTCGCGCCAATATATTTTCCCGATACGGTCAATCTGCCCTTTTTTCATACTTACCGTCTGCTTAAATACATCTTTTACAATATTAACGGTGTGGTCATCATCACCACCGGGTTCAGGCTGTTCAATTACTGGTATTACCAGCAGCAATTAAATAACGAACTCGTGCAGGCGAAGCTAAAAGCCGAATTGGGTTACCTTAGGGCGCAGCTTCACCCGCATTTTTTGTTCAATACTTTAAATAACATCTATTCCCTCTGCCTCGATAAATCAGACCTTGCGCCCGGGGTGGTATTGAAGTTATCGGATCTGCTATCCTATATGCTTTACGATTCGGAAAAAGAAAGGATAGAGCTATTGAAAGATATTGAACGCTTAAAAAGCTATCTGGAGCTGGAACGCGTGCGGTATGGTAATCGCTTGAATATTTCATTCAACAGGTCGGGCGATATGCAGGGCAGGCAAATTGCACCACTGATCATGTTGCCCTTTGTCGAAAATGCCTTCAAACATGGCTTTGATAATGATCTGAATAATATCTGGATAACCATAGATATTAAATTGAAGGATGATATGCTGTACATGAAAATAAAAAACAGTCTTAACAAAACACCCCAGGTTGCGCCGCAGGCAAATGGCATTGGTTTGCAAAATATCCGTCGCCGGCTCGAATTGTTATACCCAGACAGGCACTCGCTTGAAATGATATCTGACAGTGATTACTTTGAAGTTGACCTGAAAATAAATTTAACGTAAATGGCAAAAATCAAATGCCTGTTGCTGGATGATGAACCGCTTGCCCTTAACGTGTTGGAAAGCTATATCCTGCAATTTCCGCATCTGGAGCTGGCAGGCAAATGCACCAATCCGCTTGATGCCATTTCCATATTAAAAAGCAGGCATATCGACCTCCTATTCCTGGATATTAAAATGCCGGTACTTAATGGCATCAACCTTCTCAAGACACTTTCAAATCCACCTAAAGTAATTTTGGCCACCGCTTACCGCGATTATGCTCTCGAAAGCTATGACCTGAACGTACTCGATTATCTTTTAAAGCCTATATCGTTTGAACGATTTGTTATTGCAATCAATAAGTTCCAGCCCGTGCAGGTAAGTGCAAGCTCTGTAAGCAGCGGTCTGGCACTGAGCGAGGAACGGTTTGTTTATTTTAAGTCGAACAAGAAGATGATCAAGGTATTTTTGAAAGATATTTTGTGGGTGGAAAGCCTGCGTGACTACATCAAAATCATCACAAAAGAACAAACCATAGTAAGTTACGAGCGCATAAGTCACCTCGAAGAAAAACTACCTGACGACATGTTTATGCGCATACATCGTTCGTTTATAGTAGCTATAGACCATATACGGTCGTTTACAAGCTTACACATACAGGTGGCAGATTCTGAACTGCCGATAGGCAGGCTGTACAAGAACGAAGTGTTGAAACAATTAAAAGCGGAATAGCTTTATAATTTGCACCTGCACCTGTTTCTTGCTACTTTAGCAGCAGTGGATAATTTTATAGTTTCGGCACGCAAATATCGCCCTGCAACGTTTGATACCGTTGTGGGTCAGCAACATATAACTAATACGTTAAAAAACGCTATTAAGAATAACCAGTTGGCCCAGGCGTTTTTATTCTGCGGCCCGCGTGGTGTGGGCAAAACCACCTGTGCGCGTATCCTGGCCAAAACTATCAATTGCGAGAATCTGCAGCCTAACGGCGAGGCTTGCGGCATTTGCCATTCGTGCGTGTCGTTCCAAAACGGAAATTCGTTCAATATCCACGAACTGGATGCTGCTTCCAACAACTCGGTGGATGATATCCGCAGCCTGATAGAACAGGTGCGCATACCACCACAGGCGGGCAGGTACAAGATATATATCATCGATGAGGTGCACATGTTGTCCCAGGCGGCTTTTAACGCTTTCCTTAAAACGCTGGAGGAACCACCGCACTACGCCATTTTCATCTTAGCCACTACCGAAAAACATAAGATACTGCCAACTATCCTGTCGCGCTGCCAGATATTTGATTTCAACCGAATAAGAGTTGAAGATATGGCCGGCCACCTGGCATCCATCGCGGCAAAGGAAAATATAAGCTACGAAGCCGATGCACTGCACATCATCGCCCAAAAGGCCGACGGTGGTTTAAGGGATGCTTTGTCGATGTTCGACCAGATCGTCAGCTTCTCGGACGGCAAGGTTACTTACCGCACGGTAATTGACAACCTGAATATCCTCGACTACGACTACTATTTCAATATCATAGACAGCCTGTTGAAGGAAGATACGGCCGGAACCTTGTTGCTTTTCGACGAGATATTATCGAAAGGATTCGACGGGTCACATTTTATATCGGGTTTGTCGGAACACTTCCGCAACCTGCTGGTAAGTAAGGATGCAGCCACCATTAAGCTGCTTGAAGTAAGCGAAGGCATAAAGGCGAAGTATTTGCAGCAGTCGCAGGCGGCTTCGGTTTCGTTCATGCTATCCGCTATGAACATCGCTAACCAGTGCGACCTAAGTTACAAGCTTAGTAAAAATCAGCGGCTGCAGGTGGAGCTTTCCCTGCTTAAAATGTGTCATCTGCCTTCGGCATTCAATATGCTTACCGCGCCGGCTGCCCCACAGGAGCAGTTAAAAAAAAAACCTGATACCCCAGAGTTAAAATCACAAGCGGAGAACACCGCGAAGGATGAAGTGCCCGTGCTGCGTGATCAGCCAACGGTTTACGCCAAAACAGAAGCCCCGAAAACAGAGCCTCAAAAGCCTGTAACAGAGCCAGCGCCTGTGGAAAAGCCAAAAGTGTTCATTCCAAATTCGGGCAGTGCGTCGACATCGGTAAAAATCCCCTCTTTAAAGGACCTCAGCAACCAGGCGGTGGCAGCGGTTGAAGAGGACGATCCTTATTTAAAGGGAGACGACAAGGAAGATTTTACGATGGACGACTTCCTGAAGCATTGGACCGATTACGCAGCGAAGATAAAAGGGGAAGGGAACATGAGTTTGTTCACGGTATTTATTTCGAATACCCCGGTAATGCTGGAGTCTTATAAATTTGAGGTGATCGTTGGAAATAAATCGCAGGAAACACTGTTCAGGGACGATAAGCACAATATTTTAAACTACCTGCGTACAAATTTGAAGAATTTCGATCTGGAAGTTCATACCCGTGTCGACGAAATAAAGGCAACCAAAAGGCCCTATACCAATACGGAGAAATTTCAGCACATGGCAAGCAAGAATCCACAACTTACTGAATTGAAACGGCGATTTAACCTGGAAACGGATTATTAAAAACGTGCAGGGAAATGACAGGCTTTTCTAATTTGCAACCAAATCTCCAAACAAAGCCGGGTGCCAGCTTTCTTTAAAGGGCACTTCCCATTTGGTTTCCAATTGAAGC
Above is a window of Mucilaginibacter ginsenosidivorans DNA encoding:
- the mtgA gene encoding monofunctional biosynthetic peptidoglycan transglycosylase, yielding MKFKPGLLKLILRILKLTIILFFGISIFWVILYRFVNPPVTWLMISRGFERKADGKDWKIDKKWIDFDSIADPMKRAAVAAEDQKFLDHFGFDFKAMERAIDKNAHSHKLQGGSTISQQTAKNVFLWQGRSYVRKGFEAYFTLLIEIFWSKKRIMEVYLNEIEMGDGIYGVEAASQAYFHKSAADLNQHEAAAIASIWPDPLKWSPTNPSGYVQHRQYLIRKNMRRLGPLDF
- the rplI gene encoding 50S ribosomal protein L9, which translates into the protein MEVILKQDVKNLGEKDDIVNVKPGYGRNYLIPKGFAQQATESARKVLAENLKQAAFKQEKIRKDADAIAAKLEGVKLTIGAKAGETGKIFGAINTIQIADALKKEGFEVDRRRITFDTEPKFVGEYTANLNLHKEVKVKVPFEVVAE
- the rpsR gene encoding 30S ribosomal protein S18; its protein translation is MANDQIQYVTAPKVEDNRKKYCRFKKNGIKYIDYKDEKFLLKFINDQGKVLPRRLTGTSLKFQRKVAQAVKRARHIGLLPYVTDSLK
- the rpsF gene encoding 30S ribosomal protein S6: MQQYETVIILTPLLSEETAKEAIAKFSKILTDGGAEIVQEDNWGLKKLAYPIQKKTTGYYHLTEYKAPGDLINKLEVEFRRDERVLRFLTIALDKHAIAYNEKKRSGAFNQKKTVKAEEAAK
- a CDS encoding DUF5916 domain-containing protein — its product is MVIQSLKRDVNPYYSEGFSIVLDPSNQKSSGFTFGVNASGAQFDGIVQLNSDSFEMDAKWYSATKRYDGYWTAEMAIPFKSLRFPANATQWGVNFIRNDMTNNSFSTWNRVPVAYFGANLGFLGKGIFEAPPAKPGSNNAILPYINTGISNNGNKTITKPNAGLDAKLALTSSLNLDLTFNPDFSQVDVDQQVINLTRYDISFPEKRSFFLENGDLYSTLGSPILRPIFSRKIGLTENGQGISLIGGTRLNGYLDSKTRIEVMDVQSGRQQNNLYQNYFAAIVQREILQHSNVRAFFTNVQSTGGKQARASDTGRFNRVFGTEFNYVAPGSNYDFGAKFSGSLSPTHLGDNLYNTLYVDYFSPKVAATVVFNSVGKNYITLTGFTPRINNFDAARDSTLRLGYYENTNIVTYSIYPKNKKVINTHVLTFNSSVFLNENGSMNETDLNMQYAILFANRRTASITWAHQDIHLPFETGILAGLDNFKPGHYSFGYYTFDYESNFLRPFSWSASAQAGSYFSGSRVSFTGGVKQRIQPWAYLGLSFNYNYVKVAGNSVKPFIAAPTFEFDLNNNMYLTTFVQYNSSLRNVNVNSRFQWRFKPLSDIFLVYAANYASVPTPGTNNYKLTLKVDYWIN
- a CDS encoding DOMON domain-containing protein translates to MRNSIFIISAFILAISNIPHPLQAQTADQKVLKIMKTNEPVIVDGADDEKAWAGAIKTDCFINKWPVDTGAAPLQTEVKLLYDDKYLYVFAKLHVKNSGSWLSNP
- a CDS encoding sensor histidine kinase; translated protein: MNTIFLGSYENTYLRQFYVELYELPEKMLVAYLNLYWLIPAFLMKRKYWKYGISLSVMILGMAFIMRAIYVLWLAPIYFPDTVNLPFFHTYRLLKYIFYNINGVVIITTGFRLFNYWYYQQQLNNELVQAKLKAELGYLRAQLHPHFLFNTLNNIYSLCLDKSDLAPGVVLKLSDLLSYMLYDSEKERIELLKDIERLKSYLELERVRYGNRLNISFNRSGDMQGRQIAPLIMLPFVENAFKHGFDNDLNNIWITIDIKLKDDMLYMKIKNSLNKTPQVAPQANGIGLQNIRRRLELLYPDRHSLEMISDSDYFEVDLKINLT
- a CDS encoding LytR/AlgR family response regulator transcription factor produces the protein MAKIKCLLLDDEPLALNVLESYILQFPHLELAGKCTNPLDAISILKSRHIDLLFLDIKMPVLNGINLLKTLSNPPKVILATAYRDYALESYDLNVLDYLLKPISFERFVIAINKFQPVQVSASSVSSGLALSEERFVYFKSNKKMIKVFLKDILWVESLRDYIKIITKEQTIVSYERISHLEEKLPDDMFMRIHRSFIVAIDHIRSFTSLHIQVADSELPIGRLYKNEVLKQLKAE
- a CDS encoding DNA polymerase III subunit gamma/tau; the encoded protein is MDNFIVSARKYRPATFDTVVGQQHITNTLKNAIKNNQLAQAFLFCGPRGVGKTTCARILAKTINCENLQPNGEACGICHSCVSFQNGNSFNIHELDAASNNSVDDIRSLIEQVRIPPQAGRYKIYIIDEVHMLSQAAFNAFLKTLEEPPHYAIFILATTEKHKILPTILSRCQIFDFNRIRVEDMAGHLASIAAKENISYEADALHIIAQKADGGLRDALSMFDQIVSFSDGKVTYRTVIDNLNILDYDYYFNIIDSLLKEDTAGTLLLFDEILSKGFDGSHFISGLSEHFRNLLVSKDAATIKLLEVSEGIKAKYLQQSQAASVSFMLSAMNIANQCDLSYKLSKNQRLQVELSLLKMCHLPSAFNMLTAPAAPQEQLKKKPDTPELKSQAENTAKDEVPVLRDQPTVYAKTEAPKTEPQKPVTEPAPVEKPKVFIPNSGSASTSVKIPSLKDLSNQAVAAVEEDDPYLKGDDKEDFTMDDFLKHWTDYAAKIKGEGNMSLFTVFISNTPVMLESYKFEVIVGNKSQETLFRDDKHNILNYLRTNLKNFDLEVHTRVDEIKATKRPYTNTEKFQHMASKNPQLTELKRRFNLETDY